CACCAATGCTATGTTTTGTTAGCGTTTTCGGGGACAAACAAAGCAGCTAAAAAAGAACACCGAGATGAAGTTATGGAACTGTTCCGAAAATCAGAGTACCACTATGAATACAGGGAAGCAACCAAGGCTATATCAGCTGTATTTCCTGTTCTTGACAAGGGGAAAAAAGATCCAGAACATTGGTCCGAAATGCGTGAGAAATTGGTTAGAACAGGTACCCACATCTACAATAAGATTAACGAATCCGATCTATAGTACAGAACTTATGGACTATACCATTGTAGAAGTCAGCATCGACGATGTAGAAGCCATTGTGGATGTGACACTCCAGAGTTTTGAGGACGCGTTCAATAAACCGTTTTACATGGAACGTAAAGCCGCCGTCCACAGATGGAAAGCGTATATGCGCAAGGAGCACCATCCGCGAGACGCAAAAGAGTCTCGAATTGTTTATATCGCAGGCATCAATGGAAAAATAGTGGGATTTGTTGCAGGACATCTGACAGAACGGCTCGGATTGGAAGGTGAACTCCAATCTATCTATGTTCTCCCGAAGCACCAGGGACGCGGACTTGGGACGCAATTAGTCATTGCACTTGCGAAATGGTTCAAAAAATGGGACGCGAAGGAGGTCTGTGTAGATCACAAGGACGGTAGCGAGGGTTTTTACATCAAACTGGGAGCGAGATTCAACGATCACGGATGGTTGGTATGGGACAATTTTTTTGATGTCCTTGCGTTTGAGAAAGTACAACGAAATCACATCTGATAAAAAGGTTATGTATGCCGTTTGTTGCTGAACTATATTTTGACCCCTCAACCGAAGAGCGCATTCGCGGGGTATGGAAAACCCTTGATGAAGCGGGGATTAGTGATTCTATGCCGAAAGGTGGCTATCGTCCGCATGTATCGCTTGGGGTTTGCGATCATCTTGAAACAAATTCACTTGCACAGGAGCTTACGACCTTTACGGCAAAAGTTACCCCGTTTCGATTGTTGTTCCCAAACATAGGCATCTTCTCTACATCGGAAGGGGTGGTTTACTTGGGGGCAACGGTCACTGCGGAATTGCTGAATGTACACACGGCATTTCATGAAATCTTCAAAAAACATGCAAAGGAACAACGGGAATATTACACTGTTGGACAGTGGGTGCCGCACTGCACACTCGCTTTCGGTTTGTCAGAAGATCAGATTGCTGAAGCCGTAATTGTTTGTCGGCAAATGGATTTACCGGTTTCCACGGAAGTCAAAGGAATTGGAGTGGTGGAGGTTTCCTCTACGGGTTGTCGAACGCTATCCTCGTTTAGTCTCAAAACGAGTGATAGCAGTGAACTGAATGACGAATTACGCTCCGAGTACGACGAAACACTGCTAAAAAACGGCGTTCGGGGGAAATACGCGAAGCAATAAAATGATCAATACAGGAAACACTTACCATGAGAATATATGAATTCACACTTATTTTAGCAGCCGACCCGAATGAAGAAGAAGCAGATCGCCTCTACAGTATCTTTGATGATGGGACAATTGCCATGATTGGCGGGGTGCCGCAGATTCATTTTCACCGTGAGGCATTTTCGTTGGAGTCCGCTATTGTTTCTGCACTCCTGGATATTCAAAAGGCAGGTTTTGATGCTGACCATGTGCATATTAAACCGAAAGTTGTGCTTGGCACAGTAGGCAGTATAGATTTACGCGAGCGCGGTATTGACGAAGCCCAGGCAGCAGAAATGCGGGCACGCCTCGCTTCCTTTGCCGAAGATTGGGAAAGCCCCGAGATGGATATCTATGACAACTATGATGAAGAAAAAGCTAAATTACAAACGCGGTGACATCGTCTTAGTAAGGTTTCCGGATTCCAACTTACTTTCAACCACCGTACGTCTAGGAGTCATTGTTCAAGCGGATAATCTTCAAACAGGTTTATCATAAGTAATCGTGGCGATGATTACTACCAAAATGTTCCGTACCAATCATCCGAGTCGAGTAACTATTCTCCTTTCTAACCGAGAAGGACAGCAATCGGGACTGCTTAGGAACTCGGTAGTGATGACTGATAATCTTGCTACAGTTGCAGACTCTGCAATTGACCGAGTCATTGGCTCGATTCCAATGGAAAAAATTGACATAGCTTTGCGACATACCTTGAATCTATAACCGTTGATGAATATTGACGGAGTTCGCTTCAAAAGCGAATTTACACTCGTAAAAATCGTCCTACTCTGTATTCTGATTGCCTCAGCGGTTTTAGTGCTGCGGAACCTCGGACATAGTGGAATTACGTATTGGGACGAAGGGTTCCACGCCGTCGTCGCACGGAATTTGACGAAACATCCGCTCAAATTCACGCTCTACGATCAGCCTTGGCTCCCTTATGATTACAAAGGTTGGGGTGAAAACCACATCTGGCTCCATAAACCGCCGGTGGCGATGTGGACAATCTGGTTCTCACACCTTATTTTCGGCATCAATACATTCGCGCTCCGGTTGCCGTCGGCAATCAGTCTGGTTGTAACGACGTGGTTGACGTTTCGGATCGCTGCGGATCTCTTTGACAA
The nucleotide sequence above comes from Candidatus Poribacteria bacterium. Encoded proteins:
- a CDS encoding GNAT family N-acetyltransferase, whose translation is MKLWNCSENQSTTMNTGKQPRLYQLYFLFLTRGKKIQNIGPKCVRNWLEQVPTSTIRLTNPIYSTELMDYTIVEVSIDDVEAIVDVTLQSFEDAFNKPFYMERKAAVHRWKAYMRKEHHPRDAKESRIVYIAGINGKIVGFVAGHLTERLGLEGELQSIYVLPKHQGRGLGTQLVIALAKWFKKWDAKEVCVDHKDGSEGFYIKLGARFNDHGWLVWDNFFDVLAFEKVQRNHI
- a CDS encoding 2'-5' RNA ligase family protein; translation: MPFVAELYFDPSTEERIRGVWKTLDEAGISDSMPKGGYRPHVSLGVCDHLETNSLAQELTTFTAKVTPFRLLFPNIGIFSTSEGVVYLGATVTAELLNVHTAFHEIFKKHAKEQREYYTVGQWVPHCTLAFGLSEDQIAEAVIVCRQMDLPVSTEVKGIGVVEVSSTGCRTLSSFSLKTSDSSELNDELRSEYDETLLKNGVRGKYAKQ